One genomic segment of Tursiops truncatus isolate mTurTru1 chromosome 4, mTurTru1.mat.Y, whole genome shotgun sequence includes these proteins:
- the LOC101339180 gene encoding trefoil factor 2 has product MGVRCTRLLAALLLLGLCALGGAQKPDPCQCSRVSTKNRLNCGFPGISSDQCFSASCCFDSSIPGVPWCFKPLPKQESEECVMEASARENCGYPGISPEECGSRKCCFSDAIPQVPWCFFPLSVQDCHY; this is encoded by the exons ATGGGGGTCCGCTGCACCCGGCTCCTGGCTGCGCTCCTTCTGCTAGGGCTGTGTGCCCTGGGGGGGGCCCAGAAACCTG ATCCCTGCCAATGCTCACGCGTGAGCACCAAGAACAGGTTGAACTGCGGCTTCCCGGGCATCTCCAGTGACCAGTGCTTCTCCGCCAGCTGCTGCTTCGACTCCAGCATCCCCGGGGTCCCCTGGTGTTTCAAGCCCCTCCCCAAGCAAG AGTCGGAGGAGTGTGTCATGGAGGCCTCAGCGCGCGAGAACTGCGGCTACCCAGGCATCAGCCCCGAGGAGTGCGGCTCTAGGAAGTGCTGCTTCTCCGACGCCATCCCCCAAGTGCCCTGGTGCTTCTTCCCGCTCTCCGTGCAAG ACTGTCACTATTAA